TTTcctgccacccaccaccacccaaaATGATATTGTGAAGGGTATAAAAACTGTGAAAATGTACACACTGCCGAACACCGAAACACCAACaacgcaaacaaacaaacaagcacaACTGTACTTCTTTGCAAAGAAGGCCCCTCCACACGTGTAAACAGCTTCTTTCACACATTTTCAGTTCACAAACTGCCAAAAACCCAAATTTTTTAACAAGAATATTGTAAATTACACTCTCTGTCTATATTGTTTTATGGTTCTGCAAACCTTCTTTTGATCTTAACCAAGTTTTTTAGTTCGACATTTTGTTTTACACTGCCTACCAATACTCAACGCTCTCATACGCTCTTAGTACTACTCTGCTAGCCATGTAATTAGCCGctaaaaaacagaaaaacgcttaactaaattctttgtaaacatcaatacaagaaaacaaaaagcaaaaaagaaaaaattaataatatacaaaTCTTTGAAATCGACTTTCTTGACTGTACTCGTAAGTTCTTGCGTAGTAACGATGCTTCTCATATTTGCATTCGACATtgtttccgtttttgttttacatCTTTGTATTTTACTTTGAGATGCCCTAAGGCGTTTTGTACTAGCAATGCCATTTATCgaattcaaatttcaaattcatttTCCAGTATTTGATTAACATGCAATACCAAAAATTAACTACCATTCTCTGTActtgtaaaatttaaagtcCAACTTGTGTATATGTTTCGTTTTCACTCACTTGACCCAACACTTctctaaatatatatctcAAAACTTCTCACGCACAGACTAGGATTGCGAATATATTGGGCGTGGCCGGCACGGATGTGCCCatcaatgaaatcaaaaagCTGCTGTCGCCGTTCACGGTAAGTTGGAATCACTAGAATCCTGGTTATAAACCCTAAAGAATCCATATCTATCCTTAGCTCGGCGTGAATGGCTATGCGTTTATAGTAACCAACAATGGTTATGTACTATTCCATCCAGACTTTCGTCCAATTGTAAGTTAAATGCCTTCAAAATCTGTGGATCTTTTGTGTCATACATGGCTTTAAATTCCAGTTCCAAGGCTACATATTAAAGCCAGCATACAATAGCGTTGACATGATTGAAGTCGAGCTATTGGATGACGATCGACCCGCCAGAGACTTTAATCCAGTGCTGATGACGGTAAACCTTTCTTAAAGTCGTCCTCGATGATTTCAATAACAAATTCTCCGTTCAACAGATAAGAGATTCTATAATCAATCAATCGACAGGCAGCAAATGGATGTTAGTCAAAAATCATTTCGATGAAATGGTAAGTTCTAAGTGCATATTAGTTCATAGTTATATTCCTAAATTCGTTCTTAATTAACCTACAGAAACGGGTGGCACGCGTAAAGCGACAATACTACTGGACGGCCATCAAGAAGACGCCCTTTACTCTGGTCATTTCCTATCCGGAGCAATACGGCGTGAGTCACATGGACATCCGAGCTGACCAGGAGATCCATCGCATAAGCATAAAGGGCACAAACTTGCGCAGCGTTTTCAGCGGCAAGCGGTGGAAAATTCATCCCGACTGGTGAGCTGATAGCTAAACAATAAAGATGCGTTCAAACTAATTGGGTTATACGATATTTTCAGGCTATTTTGTAAGCACAGCAACAGGACATTCAAAACGCCAGAGATCGAACTGCTGTACTTTCTCGAGCGTATGTCTGAGCCTGGCTGGCGATGGCCGGGTAGTCGGAGTGCTATGCCCCCGGAGCACGCGGCCGCCATGTTTTGTAAGTATAGTATAGaacctccccccccccccacacacccACTTCCGGTTACATCCATTTCCGATACTCGAATCGATCGCTTCGATAAGCCGCCGCTTTCCCAGACTCTGTTATGCGTTTTTGTGTTTCGTTGATGTGCGAAAATTACGATTGCGATTTCAATGTTCATGCAAATTCACAGCTAACAACTCATCAACCGGCCGTTATCCATCAATCAATGAAAAAGAAAGCTACTATTGTGAGTAACGAATATCAAAAGTCATCTTAGTCACAGTTGTGCACCCACAAAAATTAATCACAATCAATCGCACTCAGTAGCACCGTTCTCATTTCCGACCTACGCACCTGCACATCCGGCGGAAATGCCCGTTGAATTCTGATCCCAGCTCATCTTCAAAACTTTAGACCAAAAATGAAAGACCCAGTGAATTCTTTagaatttcttttaaaattaaaaatcgatcGAAGTTATGGATCAAAATGGAGGCTTGCAAACACCAAATTGATTGGACCACTGAAAACCTCCTTTACTTCTATAAGCTATCATTTCAATTAGCAAGTAGTTTCTGTAGTTAGCTGCGGAATTTGCACTCAAATCGTTGCATGTCACCGAGGACTTACTCATTGTTTATGTATCATCTGAAAAGTATGCTCACATTAAGCCAAACATTTTGGAGTAATGGAGCCAGTAATGCCACTGCAACCATTATTATAACCATGCTGACCACTCATTTTGGATTCTTTTGACGCtggaaatttgattttcagGCGATCGGCAGCTAATGCAGGCTCTGGTCTTCGATGCCCGAGTCACCGGGTGGTTCTCCAACAATACCAGCTTTAACTCCAAGGACGACAAAGGGTAAGTGGCGAGGATCGAGAATGGCTTGGGTATTGATTTTAAAGCAATGCTAGGCTTGACTCGTCAGACACCTTCAGTACAGTCAACGCCATGCACTCGCTCGTTAACGCACCGGAAATGCAGCACATATTAACCGTTTTTCATTTCTATGTACGTCCTTCTTTTCTcacttttatttgcattttatacCGATTCTTTGTGTCGTCCTTGTCGCTGTCGTTGAATGTCTTTCTcatattgaatttttgcaCCCACCACTTTAATACAATTCTactatatattaaatatgtcTATGAACTCTTGAATATCTCCTCAACGTCCTCAACGATACCACAAAACATAATGCCTCTCCATTATGAAATACCAAAACCATTCAAACAAATCTAGCACAAGCGCATCAAGCCCAATAGCTGTTCTAATGGGTTTGCTGCCAAGGTAAACCACAATCAATTTACTACGATACTCACTCCTGTTAACTAGTTTAAGTCTAAATCATTGTTATTTGCCATATTAAGTTGTCTGGCTTTTCTAACTCAATGCATCTATTTGCACAGAAACGAATTCAAGCAGCGTTTTGGCGTCACCGTCGCCTTTTTGGCCACCCACAGTGGTCTCACCCGCTGGCATGAGTTCCACTCGAATGCTGCCGAGGAATCCGGAGTCGGGTAAGTCAGAAGGGGGGATATCCCCTGCACTTATGACGGGAATTCAAGCTATAATGGGAGTTCCACATGCAGCGAGACTTTTAGCCAAAATAACACGCGGGCCATCGATGAGATTTGGTACAAACGCGCCGTGGACCAACATTTTGTGCGGGAGGAGAGCTTCGTTTACTCCGTGCCCTTCGATGCGGGTGGTAAGTTGGGAGGTACCTCATCGTACATCATAATCTTAATGGAATTCCCAACTGCAGAAAGCAACTCAGAGATCCTGGTGACCGCCAGTCATGCCGTTTTCCACAATGAGGGCGGCAAGACTGCACCGGCGGCTGTTGTGGGCTTCCAGTTTCAGCATTCGGCGCTCTACAAGCTCTTCCACAACATCACCGGCAATGTGGGTTAGACTATCCTATTTGAAGGAACTTACTTATAATTGGTATATAATAGGCCTGTGCCGTGGATGACAAAGACTGCTATATACTGGACAACAATGGCTATGTGATCATTTCGACGAGGGTCCACGAGACGGGTCGATTCTTTGGCGAGGTGAACGGAGCGATCATGAAGCGACTACTGGAGGAGAATGTCTACAGGCAGGTCACTGTCTACGATTACCAGGCGGTGTGCTTCGAGTCCAAGAACGATAACAACGCCTCCAGCATGCTGCTTTCGGTAGGAATGGTTTGGCGGTTTACATAGATCATCTCTCTAGTTTATATGCAAAATGAATATCTCAATCTAATAAACCACTTTTTGTAGCCCCTGTTCCATCTGCTGCGCGTGGGCAAATGGCTGCTGCATACGGCGCTGTGGTATATTGTACAACTGTTGCAGTGGGCGCCCGGTGTGTCCAGCCACTATGCGGATATGTATGGTGACTCCAACGACACGGAGCCACCGCCGCCGGAGCCGCATCCGGATCACCATGCTCGCAACGGCAATGGGCATGGGAAGAAGGACGATGACCACTGGCTGCGCTACTTGACACTCCATCGCACCCGGCTCAAGCCGTGCGACATGAAGCGCGATCTGTACACGCTGTTCAATGAAAAGGACAACGTTGTCTACAATATGACAGCCCATGCATGTGAGCGGCCATTTGTCGTCCTGCCCATCCCGTTCAGCAACCTCATCCTGCTGGTCATCGACCAGCTGTGTCCCAGGGACGGCTCAGTCGTCCTCACGGTGAATCCGCAGCCGATCGACTATCATCTGTCGGTCAACGATTCGTTGGCATGCTACAAGCAGGCTCGCGAGTTCAACCGCATGCGACCACACAGCTGCATCAGTCGGCACGCGAACGTAAGTCCTTCGGGGTCCTTGGGGCTCTTGGTGTTCAGGGTAGTCCTTGGTAGGACTTGGGCAATCAAAGTTTGTGGCAGGAGAAGGTACTATATAATTAGCTGTAACCTTTAACCCGGACAACCAACTATGTTAGCTCATTAACTATGttcatataaattaaaaaaaaaaaacctctgAAAGCAACTGTAAAGTACCTTCCCCTTTGCCCACCGACTTGTTTGGGAACCCATCCCTCTAACCGCCTGACTTAATTCACTTTTGGTTTTCCATTCCAGGAGAGCGGCATTAAGCTGTGCGGAAAGGCCTGCTCCGTGTACGCCAACCTGGGGCTGCTGCTCCTCTGTCACATACTGAGTCGTTGGCTGTAACGGCGGAAGATGGATTTAGCTTAGATCTAGGCAATATGTTTTTGTATTATATACGAAGGGCAATCGAGGAGGTGGGAAAATTTTTTACTCTAACGCTTGAGCGCAGTTCAATATTTTTGGTCACCTAGAGAAACTTTTCCAAATTAGTTCTTAAGTAGCTAAATACGAGTATCCGTATCCGCGACCGAATCCGGAAGCGGATCCGCATCAGAGAACGCGGACAGTGTGTGCCGCCTATGACGGACTGGGCGCAGGGCTTATTGTAGACCTTCCAATAGACAGgacaaaaacatatatttactGCATTAacatatgaatataaatattatatattgtataacTGAAAATTCCAACAACGGCCTTAAACGACTTGCAACCTTCAAGTAAGCTGAATGCAAAGCGCTGTCATCCAGGCGACAAAACTCATGGCACACACTGTACCCAATGCCGACTACTGCCCATGGttatgcgtgtgtgtttgtgtgtgtgtgtgtgtgtgtgtgtgtgtgagtgagtgagtgtgtgcgtggtgtgtgtgtgcatgtgtgagAGTTAGTCCTAATCTAAGAAGGCCACATTTGTAAGTAACACCTAGCTACGAGTTTATGTTTAAAGAACGGATCAAGAAACCTATCGGTAAAGGCGAATAATGGaaccatttaattatatatacacacactcaTACGATAATACGATATATACCTACGAGTACGCCCGGTACTGTACATGCTAACTAATTTAAGTAGCTTTTGTATATTTGCTTAGCCTAGCCCAGAGAAAAACTAACCGAAAGTTCAGCCTCGGAGCCTTGGAAAACTACATACTTTTATAGACATTCGTTAAAAAGGACATTGTAGGCCACTCAAGAacaagcaaaaccaaaaagagATCCGATTTAAAGGcattgtttttatatacaCTGATGATGACGATACCTAGCATTACCCACAAgtacctacatacatatatgagaAATACTTTTTATTACTAACTACTTGATACGAGCCACAGAACTGAGACGATTGAGTAAACGCAGCAGCATCTAGCGactaaattattaataatactACACTTAAACCATTGACTAGTTGAAATTTACCATAACAAACTATCGTACATCTAGACAAACAAACTCTCAGCCGAAAGGATATCTCCTCCGATCGGAACAGAACTCGCTAAGCTTTAGACACCCCACATTTCCCCATGGTAGTGTAATCAACTTGTGCCATTCGAACTGCCTAGTATTTGTTATTAACTATTTAATATGGAATCGGAAGTACGTTTAACCCCCTTGCAGGTTGTCTCACCACATCCCTACTCATTTTGTACATTTCGATTGAAAGTAGGGTAAAGCAAATATCAAACTATGCCAAGCTTGCAGGCCTCTTTACCAGAACATTTTAGCCCGATCTCAAGTTTAAACTCTTCTCACAGACACAAACGAAACAAAGGATACAAACACACTCGCTGGCAGCCACAATTGTACTAcatacataaacatatttcGAATTCAATCAAATACAAGTAAAACCATTTGTCTAATGTGCTAAAAGAAGAAACTGATAATAAACACAAGATaatttcgaaaatcaaaacgATTGTTTTGCTGGGCGGCAATTGAAATTAAAGGACACtggttttttgaaatatttgttatgcttaacaatttattttaacacaagtttatattattttacacAACTTTCATAGTATTACAAAAATGCCTTAAGTTGATAATTAAAACCTAATTTTGCTAAATGACAAGTTTTGTTTTGACCAAGCTTTCTTTTCAGCTTTTCAGTAGATGCCGTggttaaaaaacataaatagtGTATCAGTTTTTAGCATTATCATTTAGCTCGATCGtattattgtaaatatatgTGCTGAAGTTTTACACTGTTCTACATAATGCATTTCGTATGTAAAGCAGTGACTTCTAAATAATTTGCGAATTATGTATGTCTACGCCGCatgcaaacgaaataataaacGTATTTTACAAGACaatgtgtaaaaaaaattaaagaatcTAAAAGATAGGttagaaatataaaatgaagTCTCTCTCTGTTTTGAAATCTCAATTCACAAAAGTAAACGTCAGGAATTAACGATCAATTTGACGAACTCATATGGAGTGCACCCTTTTTTGGAAAAAGGTTCGCCAGCGCTTAGGTGGAGTAGTCGACTGCTCCGCTGCCGTTCTGCTGCATGCGGACGGACCGACGACGGGTCAGGATGCGGCCCGGTGCCGCCGGAGCACCTGGATCGCCGCCCTCAACTGGGACACCCACTTGCACTCCCGTTTCCGGGATTATTCCCGTATTGCTGTTATTAACAGccgcagcggcggcagcagcctCTTCGCTCGCCATTCCGGCCACAGCGTTGTCCACGATCATGGGGACGGCCACTGGTGTTGTCACTGGCTGATGATCCTCCTCCAGCTGGGAGTTGCGACGCGTGGTAATGCCTCGCAGCTTGGACTTTTTGGGCGGCAGAGTACGTGGGGCGGTAACTTCCCTGATGGGCGGCGCTTCCTGGACGTTATTTCCTACTGGGGTGGGAGTCGGCACCACCACTACCGTTGGAAGGGCTTCCTCCTCTTGGTAGTTTCGTTTGCGGGCTAATCGCGCTGCATTTCCGTTCATATTGCTGCCATCATCCGACAGTGGTATCTGTGGCACGGCCGCGATCTGTTCGTTGTTGGTATTCCCATTGTAACAATCCGGATTCGTTGGGTTATTCGCCATGCAAGCGTCCTCGTGAATGGTCTCTAGCTTATTTATCGTCGTGTTGGTGCCACCGTTGGTGGCAGCCGCTGGAGCCACAACCTCATCCTTGATGGCCTGTTTCAACTGGGCGTTCTCCTTCTCAAGCGTTTGTATGCGATCGCGTGTGGTCTTTAGTTCTTGCTGCAAAAACAGAATGGTGCTCTGCATGCCCTCCACATCCTCGTCCAGCTCCTGCAGGAAGTCGTCCAACTCTAAATGGTAAAGGAGTTTACATATCTATAAGTTTCGATCCCAATCCTAGTTCAGATTTAACCTACCCGACTGCGATTTCTTGACCTCTTCGCTGAAGCTCTTCTGCATGGCCAGTTCGGTCTCCAGCTTGGCCAGTCTGCCGTTGGAGGTCATCTTGCCCAGCTCCTCGTTCTCCTGATAGAGCAGTCGGCACTTGGCCATTAGGCGTTTGCCGGTATTAGAGTCCGGCGTGAACTTCCATGCGGACAGCTCGTTCTGGGTCTCCTCCAGCTTGGCCTTGGTGGCCTTAAGTTCCTTCTTGAGCCGCTCGAACAGGAGATTGACCGCAGGATCGAGCAGAGCAGTGCGCAATGCGAGGGCAGTTGGCGCCTGTTGGGCCTTGTACTCGGCAATTTGGCTCTAATGGGGATTACGGGTGCATTAGTATTTGAGAAATTTGTGTATATTAAGGCGAGTACCCACCACATAGTCCTGGAATTCTTGCTCCTTGTTGGCCAGCCGTCGCATGAGGATCTTCTCGCGTCGCTGGGCGTCCGCGCATTGCTGAGCCATGCGGACCTGTTCCAGCTTGAGATTCTCGATCTCATCTGCGAATCGAAGGATAAGGATTAGCTAATAATGGGGTCTAGATAACGGGCGTTCCAAGCTGAGAGAGCCactgtcttttttttttttttttggttcgcACACGAGATATAACAATATcgtactatatatacatagatatttTACAAGTTCTTAATGGGCAAGGCaaagtgtttgtttttttaggTGGAACTTAATACGAAATCATACCAATGCGTTGCAATCATTCGTGTAAGTTCGTGACATGGTCGGTGGAAAAGGCCGCATCCCGTCGTCAATCTCTGGCTGATAATGATATTGATTTAGATTTTGATTCGATGCGAGTGTCACAACTTGAACCACTTGAACTTGGACAACACGATATCGATTTCGGTATCGAATTCGCTTGCGGTttggatttcgatttcgattgcTTCGTTATCTCTGGCATTATCATTGGCACTTGAATAACTTGAACACCTGccattatttgcattttgatttcTTGCTTTTGCttatgcatttgcatttgcatcgAACTTGATTGGCGATTGAATTTGAATCTTCGCGGCATTTTCGAACTTGCATACACTGTGGAAAACAACGATGACTGATTggtatacatattttttgtggcaaaactgaaaatatttttgaaaaacacTTGCAAAAAACTCGACGCACACACAATGGGCTTTCGGAAGCTTTTTCGTATGCCTATGCATggatgtatgtatgcatggaTTTCAAAAGCTTTTCCCCTTCTCTTTTTTGCGGCATTTTCGAACACTCTTTTGTCATACAAAAAGTTTATTgactttgcattttttgttggaTTTGTTGTGCAAACACGTACATATATAACTTCGCTTTTGTATTTACTTAGCCAagcaattattttatatttatatatactatTTGATCGGGGCAAACAAATGTGTGCATGTGCGTGTGTCCCACATTGCATgttaattgattgattggcGGCCAATTAAGcgtttaaaaatcaattaagtaAGCTTAACAATTGTGAatatacacactcacacacaaacgcacacatgTTCGCCGTATTTTGGCgccatttatttaaacatttgtatttgtttgaaCACACGAGGCAATGTTTTTTTCATTTGACGTTCACTTCTTTAACACAATTTCAACAGAAAAAGAATTtcaactttattttctctttggTTATGCACTGTCACATTTTCAAttgattatttaatattattatttatatttaggcGCGACGAAAAGAGCGTGAGGGGCGCGAAGAGAGAGAATAAGATGGGTCCAGGGGGTGGGGCAGGGGACGCAGACACGTTGGCTCTCTTCTTCTCCTCTCCACTTCTCTGCTGCtgtgcttcttcttcttcttcaacgGGCACGTAGGCAAACGAAAAGTGGTCGCAAAACGAAAACTGTACACCGCAAAAACGACGGAAAACGAGGAAAATCTCCGATTAGGATTCTCTACTATTATTACTTGATATGCTCTATTCATTTGATGTTATTATCAGCCCGGTTTTCTCATTAAGATTATATAAAATCTTAAACTTTACTTCGTTAACCTTATCTTCTTATGattcattttataattttttattttaagtacGATTGCTTTCAATATTAAAGCTTAGCTCAGCTTACTGGTTATAATTGGTTACGATTctcatatattatttatgattatttaactcatattttatattttagatAGTTCTGTTGCACAACACTTTGTAATCACTTGATAACTTTAGGCGTCAGTTGCCTTTTAACTTAGTTCATATTTAGGTATTATAGATTATTATATGCATGGTCCTTTTTGAAAGCACTTTCACTACATTCGACGGTTTGCTCGAGGTGGtgttgaaaaaaataaataaataaagttaacCAAAACGCCGCTGAAAGAATGTTCGTTGCAAAGAGTGTTCGCTTCGATTCGATTCACATAATATATACGTTGAGTTCTTTACCGAGTGTTTTtcataaacaaattcaaatgacACAAGAAACCCAAGTGGAGTGGGGGCAGAAATAAACTAAAAGACTACGTTTACTTGTTGTTTATATATTGcattatttatacaatttacacAGAGTCAACACTTTGGATCGtggttttttccttttctttttttttttgtcggtaTTCGAAACGAgtatgtatgtagtatataGGGGGTATTATATAGATCAGATAGATCTCTGATCATATAGCAGTGTACcaaaatgtgcaaaatacCTTCGAGCAAGCGCTGTCGCTGTTCGGCGGCTGCAACAGCCTCTGCAACAGctgctgcatgttgctgctgctgctgttgttgctgctgctgcaagtgttgctgttgctgctgctgctgctgctgctcctgatggtgatgatggtgcggatgcggatggtgatgatgatggtggtccTCCAAGCCGGAGGGCGTTGGGGAGGCGGGGCCGCCAGTGGCCCCACTGTTTTGGCTGCTGTTTAGGATATTTAGGTTTTGCTCGTATTTGGTCGGGGGCATTTTGTCGTAACTGTTCATACAGGGTCTTTGATCGTCCATAGTCATTGCAGCGACACTCATTATTTGGATATTAAAACGCTGTGCTTGTTactcttgctgttgttgttgttgttgttgcgggtCCTTTGCTggcgttgttgctgttgcttttcaTAGGGGCCGCTCGCTCGCtctcacacacgcacgcaaacacacacacacacaggcgctCTCACCTCCTCCAAtaccacacgcacacacaggcaAGCTATCGCTCACACCAATGGCGACGCGTATGGCGAACGTTTTGCAAAACGTTGATTTCGCGTACTTTTCGCGCTTGCTCAAAGCTTAATTAATGATTTATATCTTTATTGTCCTTTAATTCACACTTTTCATATGTTTTGGGTCGGTTGGGCTCACTTTTACGGcgatattttttaatttttctgcGCTGCGAGCTGATTTCTCGTTTGCTGCTGTTAACTGTTGTTCGCAATCCAACATGGCGTCGCTGAAAAATACCAGATTTGCCATCGACACAAATGCAGACCTGGGGTGCGTGGCTCGGATATGGGGTAGCGGAGACTCAACCCAGTTCCGTTCACACTGCCACAAATTTTGCCAAATAATTATTAgataacaaatttatttaacttctAAATTGCACTGATAATTCCTTCCTTACGTCTACCGCCATAGCTTTGCATCCAATACTAACGATATTTACATAGTTAGAAATAATTAGGAACAATCAAATACAAGTGAGAAAGTTGTATCTTACGTtactgtttatttttttgtaagatTTATTTAGGGGTCACACTGGTGGACTGTTTTGgatattgtttttatattcaaaacGCAAAAACATGGCAGAAACCACTGGTGTGCAAATAAAACTGGAACAGCAAAACATCAAGGAGCGCCTGAATCTGCACGTCAAGCGGCGCCTGCAGCAGGATGCGGATAATCCCGCCGAGAGTCCCGAATTGCTGCCCACCGATGCGAATGCCAAGCGCAGCAAGACGAAAGATGTCTCAAAACCAAGAAAACCCTACCAAAAACGGAcagaaaaaccgaaaacagaGGCGACCAAGTGCAAGAAAGGTATTTAAGTTGATTAAGCAATAGATTCCCCCAAATACATTGTTATTTTGCAGTTGGACAATTGGGCAGTCCGGCGGGTGAAGTGGATCCAATGGATGACCAGGAGACGGAAGGCTTTTCCCCGGAGGCGCCGGATGGCAAATCCGCCAGACGGGATTGCTGCAAAAATGCCGACATCCTCAACATAGTTTTGAACGCTAAGAAACGTAGTTTAATGCAGGATCCTGAAGTTCAGGCCTTCTGGACCGAAATAACCAATTGCATAAAGGGCTGAAAGCTTAACTGATCATAAGGGTCATTAGATCATAAGGAAATATTGTTGATGTTCGGGATATTTGTTATATGAACAACATTAAATATCTAATATTAGGGCTGTTgtacaaatatgtaaataaaataaaataagtgtTAATCCAAAAATTGTTCTATTATTCTAAATAGTTTCTAAATTTGTTTAAGAACTGGAAAAAAGCTACAAAACAAGTGCATACATTTGATCTATATAATGTGAAGAAGTAGTTA
The sequence above is drawn from the Drosophila melanogaster chromosome 2R genome and encodes:
- the stj gene encoding straightjacket, isoform B, with the translated sequence MAWSRLLAWWRLCLGLLSVLVCLAPCVNLQPAENINYNLVHSWADKLGMELFHLGDFITRRKEVQESFKDAKVVSRNGASIVDSMAKEIEMMMDLKVSAVRRIMDTAENTALSHQNDMADKMFSYYSAKEMLEPGDPVPPIPTPAPDMDKDIGEPLIYVQPKVVVLEPRPEFHNTPVNFSVSSVHVPVNVFDRAPDVIKAIQWSENLDQIFRDNYKNDPTLSWQFFGSSTGFMRQFPASKWRKDVPVDLYDCRLRSWYMEAATSPKDIVILMDGSGSMLGQRLDIAKHVVNTILDTLGTNDFVNIFTFDKEVSPVVPCFEDTLIQANLGNIRELKEGIELFRPKSIANYTAALTKAFELLEETKLSSRGAQCNQAIMIIGDGAPENNREVFELHNWRDPPYKPVRVFTYLIGKEVANWDDIRWMACENQGYYVHLSDTAEVREMVLNYIPVMARPLVLGRHDHPVIWSQVYADIEDTKLSDYLWDINQCEYQKADVLEYWQVHDRMLEPSEMHRRKYRRMKETWNQPVDSNVYQFMTTVSMPIYDRRENATRIANILGVAGTDVPINEIKKLLSPFTLGVNGYAFIVTNNGYVLFHPDFRPIFQGYILKPAYNSVDMIEVELLDDDRPARDFNPVLMTIRDSIINQSTGSKWMLVKNHFDEMKRVARVKRQYYWTAIKKTPFTLVISYPEQYGVSHMDIRADQEIHRISIKGTNLRSVFSGKRWKIHPDWLFCKHSNRTFKTPEIELLYFLERMSEPGWRWPGSRSAMPPEHAAAMFCDRQLMQALVFDARVTGWFSNNTSFNSKDDKGNEFKQRFGVTVAFLATHSGLTRWHEFHSNAAEESGVGETFSQNNTRAIDEIWYKRAVDQHFVREESFVYSVPFDAGESNSEILVTASHAVFHNEGGKTAPAAVVGFQFQHSALYKLFHNITGNACAVDDKDCYILDNNGYVIISTRVHETGRFFGEVNGAIMKRLLEENVYRQVTVYDYQAVCFESKNDNNASSMLLSPLFHLLRVGKWLLHTALWYIVQLLQWAPGVSSHYADMYGDSNDTEPPPPEPHPDHHARNGNGHGKKDDDHWLRYLTLHRTRLKPCDMKRDLYTLFNEKDNVVYNMTAHACERPFVVLPIPFSNLILLVIDQLCPRDGSVVLTVNPQPIDYHLSVNDSLACYKQAREFNRMRPHSCISRHANESGIKLCGKACSVYANLGLLLLCHILSRWL
- the stj gene encoding straightjacket, isoform D encodes the protein MAWSRLLAWWRLCLGLLSVLVCLAPCVNLQPAENINYNLVHSWADKLGMELFHLGDFITRRKEVQESFKDAKVVSRNGASIVDSMAKEIEMMMDLKVSAVRRIMDTAENTALSHQNDMADKMFSYYSAKEMLEPGDPVPPIPTPAPDMDKDIGEPLIYVQPKVVVLEPRPEFHNTPVNFSVSSVHVPVNVFDRAPDVIKAIQWSENLDQIFRDNYKNDPTLSWQFFGSSTGFMRQFPASKWRKDVPVDLYDCRLRSWYMEAATSPKDIVILMDGSGSMLGQRLDIAKHVVNTILDTLGTNDFVNIFTFDKEVSPVVPCFEDTLIQANLGNIRELKEGIELFRPKSIANYTAALTKAFELLEETKLSSRGAQCNQAIMIIGDGAPENNREVFELHNWRDPPYKPVRVFTYLIGKEVANWDDIRWMACENQGYYVHLSDTAEVREMVLNYIPVMARPLVLGRHDHPVIWSQVYADIEDTKLSDYLWDINQCEYQKADVLEYWQVHDRMLEPSEMHRRKYRRMKETWNQPVDSNVYQFMTTVSMPIYDRRENANITEEVLINEALWELQTRETRIANILGVAGTDVPINEIKKLLSPFTLGVNGYAFIVTNNGYVLFHPDFRPIFQGYILKPAYNSVDMIEVELLDDDRPARDFNPVLMTIRDSIINQSTGSKWMLVKNHFDEMKRVARVKRQYYWTAIKKTPFTLVISYPEQYGVSHMDIRADQEIHRISIKGTNLRSVFSGKRWKIHPDWLFCKHSNRTFKTPEIELLYFLERMSEPGWRWPGSRSAMPPEHAAAMFCDRQLMQALVFDARVTGWFSNNTSFNSKDDKGNEFKQRFGVTVAFLATHSGLTRWHEFHSNAAEESGVGETFSQNNTRAIDEIWYKRAVDQHFVREESFVYSVPFDAGESNSEILVTASHAVFHNEGGKTAPAAVVGFQFQHSALYKLFHNITGNACAVDDKDCYILDNNGYVIISTRVHETGRFFGEVNGAIMKRLLEENVYRQVTVYDYQAVCFESKNDNNASSMLLSPLFHLLRVGKWLLHTALWYIVQLLQWAPGVSSHYADMYGDSNDTEPPPPEPHPDHHARNGNGHGKKDDDHWLRYLTLHRTRLKPCDMKRDLYTLFNEKDNVVYNMTAHACERPFVVLPIPFSNLILLVIDQLCPRDGSVVLTVNPQPIDYHLSVNDSLACYKQAREFNRMRPHSCISRHANESGIKLCGKACSVYANLGLLLLCHILSRWL